One part of the Tenacibaculum sp. 190130A14a genome encodes these proteins:
- a CDS encoding cyclase family protein: MQATIHHNSRKYTIDLTEPLDISIAIDTSKQHINAWYLDDPEIVPVASGDWVGSVAEGADVNFNNISFNPHSHITHTECVGHITEEVYSINKHLNTFFFLAEVVTIAPEQLENGDFVISKKQLQHNLGNKKRDAIVIRTIPNLLDKKEMRYSNTNPPYMLEEAAVYLKEKGIKHLLIDLPSVDKEKDDGKLLSHNAFWNTQGVLRFDATITEFIYVPNNVVDGTYFLNLMVAPFENDATPSKPILYKIEM; this comes from the coding sequence ATGCAAGCAACTATCCATCATAATTCTCGTAAATACACTATAGATTTAACCGAACCATTAGATATTTCCATAGCCATTGATACTTCTAAACAGCATATTAATGCGTGGTATTTAGATGACCCTGAAATAGTTCCTGTAGCTTCAGGAGATTGGGTTGGGAGTGTTGCTGAAGGAGCAGATGTGAATTTTAATAATATATCATTTAATCCACATTCTCATATTACACATACCGAATGTGTAGGGCATATTACGGAAGAAGTATATTCAATAAATAAGCATTTAAACACGTTTTTCTTTTTAGCAGAAGTAGTTACCATAGCTCCAGAACAATTGGAAAATGGAGATTTTGTAATTTCTAAAAAGCAATTGCAACATAATTTAGGAAACAAGAAAAGAGATGCAATTGTTATTCGTACAATTCCGAATCTTTTAGATAAAAAAGAGATGAGGTATTCTAATACCAATCCTCCATACATGTTGGAAGAGGCAGCAGTGTATTTAAAAGAGAAAGGAATAAAACACTTGCTTATAGACCTACCTTCAGTCGATAAAGAAAAAGACGATGGTAAATTGTTGTCTCACAATGCTTTTTGGAATACTCAAGGAGTGCTGCGTTTTGATGCTACCATTACTGAGTTCATATATGTGCCCAATAATGTGGTAGATGGAACTTATTTTTTAAATTTGATGGTAGCACCTTTTGAAAACGATGCAACTCCTAGTAAACCAATTTTGTATAAAATCGAAATGTAG
- a CDS encoding MFS transporter has product MKKLYLNYLNTFKGLSTEVWWLALITLINRAGTMVIPFLSLYLTKSLDFSLKDVGWIMTCFGLGSVIGSWLGGKLTDKIGFYKVMKVSLFLTGLLFIALQFVTTFVGFCIGIFLVMLVADTFRPAMFVALSNYSKPENKTRSVTLIRLAINLGFSAGPAVGGLIITSLGYNGLFWVDGITCILATFLLMNVLHPKKAKIVDEVKVENPVSIFSDKAFWVFFVSMFVFGFIFLQYFSTMPLYYKDTHHLTELEIGLLMGMNGFIIFALEMPLIKWLEDSKYSKEFLIFIGLLLTGISFFVLLLTNWVGVLIVGMLFMTIGEMIAFPFSNAFVMDRAKRGKQGEYMAYYSIAFSISHIFGHNSGMQMVDKIGFNSTWSIMAILSIVGLVFLLLLMSLIKKEGIKG; this is encoded by the coding sequence ATGAAAAAACTGTATTTAAATTATTTAAACACATTTAAAGGCCTCTCAACAGAGGTATGGTGGTTGGCGCTTATTACATTAATAAACAGAGCAGGAACAATGGTGATTCCTTTCTTGTCTTTGTACTTAACAAAAAGCCTAGATTTTAGTTTAAAAGATGTTGGATGGATTATGACTTGCTTTGGATTAGGGTCGGTAATTGGGTCTTGGCTTGGAGGAAAGCTAACAGATAAAATTGGCTTTTATAAAGTGATGAAGGTAAGCTTATTCTTAACCGGATTATTATTTATAGCATTACAATTTGTAACAACTTTTGTTGGTTTTTGCATCGGTATTTTTTTAGTAATGTTAGTGGCAGATACTTTTAGACCAGCAATGTTTGTTGCTTTGAGTAACTATAGCAAACCAGAAAATAAAACAAGGTCGGTAACCTTAATACGTTTGGCTATTAATCTTGGTTTTTCGGCGGGTCCAGCAGTTGGAGGATTAATTATTACCTCTTTAGGTTATAATGGACTCTTTTGGGTAGATGGAATCACTTGTATTTTAGCTACATTTCTACTGATGAACGTATTGCATCCAAAGAAAGCAAAAATAGTAGATGAGGTAAAAGTAGAAAACCCGGTGTCTATCTTTTCTGATAAGGCGTTCTGGGTATTTTTTGTGAGTATGTTTGTTTTTGGATTCATATTCTTACAATATTTTTCAACGATGCCTTTGTATTATAAGGATACGCATCATTTAACAGAGTTGGAAATAGGTTTGTTAATGGGAATGAATGGATTTATCATTTTTGCATTAGAAATGCCCTTAATTAAATGGTTAGAGGATAGTAAGTATTCAAAAGAGTTTTTAATATTTATAGGACTCCTGTTAACTGGAATTAGCTTTTTTGTACTACTATTAACTAATTGGGTAGGTGTACTAATTGTTGGGATGTTGTTTATGACAATTGGAGAAATGATTGCATTTCCTTTTTCAAATGCTTTTGTAATGGATAGAGCAAAGAGGGGAAAACAGGGAGAGTATATGGCTTATTATAGTATTGCATTTTCCATTTCGCATATATTCGGACATAATTCTGGAATGCAAATGGTAGATAAGATTGGCTTTAATAGTACATGGAGTATTATGGCTATATTATCAATTGTAGGTTTGGTATTTCTATTATTGTTAATGAGTTTAATTAAAAAAGAAGGAATCAAAGGATGA
- a CDS encoding VOC family protein: MNLNQVTIPSVDVNRSVEFYKKLGLHLIVDASPRYVRFELPEGQSTLSIHQVETLPKGEGIVLYFENDNLDELVNQLQDKGVNFIHLPKDQTWLWREARLEDPDGNKLILFKAGEHRKNPPWRIN; encoded by the coding sequence ATGAATTTAAATCAAGTTACAATTCCATCAGTAGATGTGAATAGATCTGTAGAGTTTTATAAAAAACTAGGCTTGCATCTTATTGTAGATGCAAGTCCTAGATATGTTCGATTTGAACTTCCAGAAGGCCAAAGTACTTTATCTATTCATCAAGTAGAAACATTACCCAAAGGAGAAGGGATTGTATTGTATTTTGAAAATGACAATTTAGATGAACTTGTCAATCAATTACAAGATAAGGGCGTAAATTTTATTCATTTGCCAAAAGATCAAACTTGGTTATGGAGAGAAGCTCGTTTGGAGGACCCTGATGGAAATAAATTAATCTTATTTAAGGCAGGGGAACATAGAAAAAATCCTCCTTGGCGAATTAATTAG
- a CDS encoding nucleotide pyrophosphohydrolase → MNIQDAQKQVDDWIKNHGVRYFNELTNMAQLTEEVGEVARIIARRYGEQSEKESDKQKDLGEELADVVFVVLCLANQTGVNLQEAFDKKLDFKTKRDHDRHHNNEKLK, encoded by the coding sequence ATGAATATACAAGACGCACAAAAGCAAGTTGACGATTGGATTAAGAATCACGGAGTTCGTTATTTTAATGAGCTAACAAATATGGCTCAATTAACGGAAGAAGTTGGGGAAGTAGCACGTATTATTGCACGCCGATATGGAGAGCAAAGTGAAAAGGAAAGTGATAAACAAAAGGATTTAGGAGAAGAACTGGCGGATGTAGTTTTTGTTGTTTTATGTTTGGCAAATCAAACTGGTGTAAACCTACAAGAAGCCTTTGATAAAAAGCTGGATTTTAAAACAAAAAGAGATCACGATCGTCATCATAATAATGAAAAATTAAAATAA
- a CDS encoding LysM peptidoglycan-binding domain-containing protein, which yields MKKIKLLVFLFGLTIAVSCGQQKRYVSYKVQKGETIEDIANRLNMSEDDLLRLNPDVSATPPTNTVIIIPNKTINSTNSPVETTSEEEIVEGSTPTEEETTEEATKNDDVYTVVTTDYETHTVQQGETVYRITKEYNISKDELLKLNPEFPDLVFNKLSVGQVLKVKANTRTIVVDKNEILKKYVTHEVQSKETIFSLTRFYNISKEDLMYLNPEYPEIKDNVLKVGQLIKIRPKDEETEQVEYKFYRDSITTDASVNVALLLPFRANEYDTIANKEIFKRNRLANMVTDFYLGAEIAIDSLSNQGITVNTLILDTGRKGKNIESIITSDQLDDMDAIIGPFYSEEAIELAREVDNPIIFPHFSNSQKDFSSSKLVKTAPDSNLYTEYLLSYLKDNYNNETIFVIGDGKKVSNAMVDKISYGLRRHDSIKTVHILKPEEGYIKKDRFIENLKDNKKAWFIMTSDDNVAVADALNSAIGFPDDVSVQVFAVNKNKGYNKIDNNKLAQIHFTYVTNMFADINSKEVNVFNEKYLEKNNSLPSEYAVKGFDITYDIIMRLASGEKLSRTFKDGTSFRLENKFEYRKKSGTYSNQGLYLVRYNNDLSLTRLK from the coding sequence ATGAAAAAAATAAAGTTATTAGTATTTCTTTTCGGATTGACAATTGCTGTTTCTTGTGGACAACAGAAACGCTATGTTTCTTATAAAGTTCAAAAGGGAGAAACTATTGAAGACATTGCCAATCGTTTGAATATGAGTGAAGATGATTTACTTCGCTTAAATCCAGATGTAAGCGCAACTCCTCCTACAAATACCGTTATTATTATTCCTAACAAAACGATTAATAGTACAAACTCTCCTGTAGAAACAACTTCAGAAGAAGAGATAGTGGAAGGATCTACTCCTACAGAAGAAGAAACTACTGAAGAGGCTACTAAAAACGACGACGTATATACTGTAGTTACTACCGATTACGAAACACATACTGTACAGCAAGGAGAAACGGTATATCGTATTACTAAAGAGTACAATATCTCAAAAGATGAACTATTAAAACTAAATCCAGAATTTCCTGATTTAGTTTTTAATAAACTGTCAGTTGGACAAGTATTAAAAGTAAAGGCCAACACAAGAACTATTGTTGTAGATAAAAATGAAATCTTGAAAAAATATGTTACTCACGAAGTACAAAGTAAAGAGACCATTTTTAGTCTTACTCGTTTTTACAACATTTCAAAAGAGGATTTAATGTATTTAAATCCGGAGTACCCAGAAATCAAAGACAATGTTTTAAAAGTAGGTCAACTAATTAAAATAAGACCAAAAGACGAAGAGACAGAGCAAGTTGAATATAAGTTTTATAGAGACTCTATTACAACAGATGCTTCCGTTAACGTTGCTTTATTGCTTCCTTTTAGAGCAAATGAGTACGATACTATTGCTAATAAAGAAATATTCAAAAGAAACAGACTTGCGAATATGGTTACTGACTTTTATTTAGGAGCAGAAATAGCAATTGACTCTTTAAGTAATCAGGGAATTACTGTTAATACATTAATTTTAGACACTGGTAGAAAAGGAAAAAATATTGAAAGTATTATTACATCTGATCAATTAGACGATATGGATGCAATCATTGGTCCTTTTTATTCAGAAGAAGCCATTGAACTTGCTAGAGAGGTAGACAATCCTATTATTTTCCCTCACTTTTCAAATAGTCAAAAAGACTTTTCATCATCTAAGTTGGTGAAAACCGCTCCAGATAGCAACTTATATACAGAGTATTTACTATCGTATTTAAAAGACAACTACAACAATGAAACTATTTTTGTAATTGGAGATGGGAAAAAAGTATCAAATGCAATGGTAGATAAAATCAGTTATGGATTACGAAGACATGATTCGATCAAAACAGTTCATATACTAAAACCTGAAGAAGGATATATTAAAAAAGACCGTTTTATAGAAAACCTAAAAGACAATAAAAAAGCTTGGTTTATTATGACTTCAGATGACAACGTTGCTGTTGCTGATGCCTTAAACAGTGCTATTGGTTTTCCTGATGACGTAAGCGTTCAAGTTTTTGCAGTGAATAAAAATAAGGGTTATAACAAAATTGACAACAATAAATTAGCCCAAATTCATTTTACTTATGTCACCAATATGTTTGCTGACATCAACTCGAAAGAAGTGAATGTTTTTAATGAAAAATACTTAGAAAAGAACAATTCTCTACCTTCTGAATATGCCGTTAAAGGGTTTGATATTACATACGATATTATTATGCGTTTGGCTTCTGGAGAAAAGTTAAGTAGAACTTTTAAAGATGGTACTTCTTTTAGACTAGAAAATAAGTTTGAATATCGTAAAAAGTCAGGAACTTATTCGAATCAAGGATTGTATTTAGTTAGATACAACAATGATTTAAGTTTAACACGATTGAAATAA